Proteins from one Hemicordylus capensis ecotype Gifberg chromosome 7, rHemCap1.1.pri, whole genome shotgun sequence genomic window:
- the LOC128332692 gene encoding cytochrome P450 2C20-like, which yields MGLLGAVPLLLLSCTTFFLALLWRSHRSRRKLPPGPTPLPFVGNMLQVDVRDLVESFQRLQQRYGPVFTIHMGSRPVVVLCGYEAVKEALVDHAEAFGGRGPLLALDDSIRDYGVVFSNGERWRQMRRFSLAALRDFGMGKRSIEERIQEEAQFLVEALKRTEERLFDPTFHISHAVSNVICSVVFGQRFEYEDREFLALLSLINQTFQLLFSTWVQLVNFFPRLMQTLPGPHHQLSVNIKGLLRFIRQKTKTHREAFDPNCPRDFIDCFLTKMEQERGNPASEFREENLTITVLNLFFGGTESVSTTLRCGLLILLRHPEIEAKVQEEIDRVIGRNRSPCMEDRSRMPYTDAVVHEIQRFADVSPLGVPHVTTSNVQFRGYTIPKGTTVMPLLTTVLHDPLHFETPRKFNPGHFLDENGAFKKNEAFLPFSTGKRVCLGEGLARMELFLYFTTLLQNFSLKPLQDNSREINSLPEMWLGGRRRLAGPYQLRVVAR from the exons ATGGGTCTGCTCGGAGCggtgccccttctcctgctctccTGCACGACCTTCTTCCTCGCCCTGCTCTGGAGGAGTCACCGCAGCAGGCGCAAGCTGCCCCCAGGCCCCACCCCGCTGCCTTTCGTGGGCAACATGCTCCAGGTGGACGTTCGGGATCTCGTGGAGTCTTTCCAGCGG CTCCAGCAGCGATATGGGCCGGTCTTCACCATCCACATGGGCTCCCGGCCCGTCGTGGTGCTGTGTGGCTATGAAGCCGTCAAGGAAGCCCTCGTAGATCACGCAGAAGCCTTCGGGGGAAGGGGGCCACTGCTGGCCCTGGACGACAGCATCCGGGATTACG GAGTTGTTTTCTCCAACGGGGAGCGCTGGAGACAGATGCGCCGCTTCTCCCTCGCCGCCCTCCGGGACTTTGGGATGGGGAAGAGATCCATCGAGGAGCGGATCCAGGAGGAGGCCCAGTTCCTGGTGGAGGCCCTGAAGAGGACGGAAG AGCGCCTCTTTGACCCGACCTTCCACATCAGCCACGCCGTCTCCAACGTCATCTGCTCGGTTGTCTTTGGCCAGCGCTTTGAATACGAGGACCGGGAGTTCCTTGCTTTGCTCAGCTTGATCAACCAGACCTTTCAGCTCCTCTTTTCCACCTGGGTGCAG CTGGTGAACTTCTTCCCGAGGCTGATGCAGACTCTGCCGGGTCCCCACCATCAGCTGTCCGTGAACATCAAGGGCTTGCTACGCTTCATCCGCCAGAAGACCAAGACTCATCGGGAAGCCTTCGATCCAAATTGCCCCCGAGACTTCATCGACTGTTTCCTCACCAAAATGGAACAG GAAAGAGGAAACCCAGCTTCTGAATTTCGGGAGGAGAACCTGACCATTACTGTCCTCAACCTGTTCTTTGGGGGGACAGAGAGTGTCAGCACCACTCTCCGGTGTGGGCTCCTCATCCTCCTCCGACACCCAGAGATAGAAG CAAAAGTCCAAGAGGAGATTGACCGGGTCATCGGGAGGAACCGCAGCCCCTGCATGGAGGACCGTAGCCGGATGCCCTACACCGATGCCGTCGTCCACGAGATCCAGCGGTTTGCTGATGTCAGCCCACTGGGGGTTCCTCATGTAACCACCAGCAACGTGCAGTTCCGAGGGTACACCATTCCCAAG GGCACCACAGTCATGCCTTTGCTGACAACTGTCCTGCACGACCCCCTGCACTTTGAGACGCCCAGGAAGTTCAATCCCGGCCACTTCCTGGATGAAAACGGGGCTTTCAAGAAAAACGAGGCCTTCCTGCCATTCTCGACAG GAAAAAGGGTCTGCCTGGGAGAAGGCTTGGCTCGCATGGAGCTTTTCTTATACTTCACAACCTTGTTGCAAAACTTCAGTCTGAAACCACTCCAGGACAACAGCCGGGAAATCAACAGTCTGCCTGAGATGTGGCTGGGCGGGAGACGGAGACTGGCCGGGCCCTACCAGCTCCGCGTGGTTGCCCGGTAA
- the LOC128332704 gene encoding cytochrome P450 2B19-like has protein sequence MEVGIFRFSAAFGLPAQLYSLFPHITKHLPGPHNKLFENYAEQKKYASRMIQKHEDPLDPAFPPDYIDTFLIRMQQDSGNLNSEFHQENLIVSALDLFFAGTETTGTTLRYGLLILLKYPHIASKMG, from the exons ATGGAAGTGGGCATCTTCCGTTTCTCTGCTGCTTTCGGCCTCCCTGCACAGCTCTACAGCCTCTTCCCTCACATCACAAAACACCTTCCTGGTCCGCACAACAAGCTCTTCGAGAACTATGCTGAGCAAAAGAAATATGCCTCCCGGATGATCCAGAAACACGAAGACCCTCTGGACCCAGCCTTTCCTCCAGATTACATAGACACCTTCCTCATCCGGATGCAGCAG GACAGTGGGAATCTAAACTCTGAATTCCATCAGGAAAACCTCATCGTCTCTGCGCTGGACTTGTTCTTCGCTGGTACTGAGACCACCGGCACCACCCTGCGATACGGCCTCCTGATCCTCTTGAAGTACCCGCACATTGCCAGTAAGATGGGCTAG
- the LOC128332695 gene encoding cytochrome P450 2G1-like isoform X1, translated as MELGESLFLLLVVCLSALTLISQWSQMAQRRHLPPGPTPLPILGNLLQLKAHDMLGSFKKLRDQYGPVFTVHLGPRRVVVLYGYKAIKEALVDHAEEFSGRGHLATVDDFVQGFGVAFANGGRWKQLRRFTLSTLRNFGMGKRSIEERIQEEAQFLLEEFRKTNGLPFDPTFFLSRSISNVICSIVFGQRFDYEDRDFLSLLAKINENFVVMSATWGQLYEMFSGVMSFLPGPHKRLFRNLDDIYAFVAERVKVNEASFDRENPRDFIDCFLIEMEKESKNPASEFHLKTLIMTVLNLFIAGTETVSSTLRFGFLILMKYPEVQAKVVQEIEDVIGRGRMPAAEDRARMPYTDAVIHEIQRFADVIPMNLPRALARTAQFRGYTLPQGTDVFPLLTSVLKDPDCFSNPENFNPGHFLDEQGHFRKNDAFMPFSTGKRICAGEGLARMELFLYLTSLLQHFTLASPVDPQELDLTPPVSGFANIPPTYQLCAVPR; from the exons ATGGAGCTGGGAGAaagtcttttcctcttgctggtGGTTTGCCTTTCAGCCCTGACCCTCATCTCACAATGGAGTCAAATGGctcagaggaggcatctgcccccaggccccacaccGCTCCCCATTCTGGGCAACTTACTGCAGCTGAAGGCTCATGACATGCTAGGCTCATTCAAGAAG CTGAGAGACCAGTATGGGCCGGTGTTCACTGTCCACTTGGGACCCCGGCGGGTGGTGGTCCTGTATGGATACAAGGCCATCAAGGAAGCCCTGGTGGACCATGCCGAGGAGTTCAGTGGGAGAGGACACTTGGCTACAGTGGACGACTTTGTCCAAGGCTTTG GGGTTGCTTTTGCTAATGGGGGCCGCTGGAAGCAGCTCCGCCGGTTCACCCTCAGCACCTTGAGGAATTTCGGGATGGGGAAGCGCTCCATCGAAGAGCGGATCCAGGAGGAGGCCCAGTTCCTGCTGGAGGAATTCAGAAAAACCAACG GCCTGCCCTTCGACCCCACCTTCTTCCTGAGCCGCTCCATCTCCAACGTCATCTGCTCCATCGTCTTTGGCCAGCGCTTTGATTACGAAGACCGAGACTTCCTGAGCTTGCTGGCCAAGATCAACGAGAACTTTGTGGTGATGAGTGCCACCTGGGGCCAG CTCTATGAGATGTTCTCCGGGGTGATGAGCTTCCTGCCGGGCCCTCACAAGAGACTCTTCCGGAACCTGGATGACATCTACGCCTTTGTGGCCGAGAGGGTCAAAGTGAACGAGGCATCGTTCGATCGGGAGAACCCGCGGGACTTCATCGACTGTTTCCTGATCGAGATGGAGAAG GAGAGCAAAAACCCCGCAAGTGAGTTTCACCTCAAGACGTTGATCATGACCGTTCTCAACCTGTTCATTGCCGGGACAGAGACTGTGAGTTCCACGCTTCGGTTTGGATTCCTGATTCTGATGAAATATCCAGAGGTGCAAG CCAAAGTGGTGCAAGAGATTGAGGACGTTATTGGGAGGGGCCGCATGCCGGCAGCGGAGGACCGAGCCCGGATGCCGTACACGGATGCCGTGATCCACGAAATCCAGCGATTTGCCGACGTCATCCCCATGAACCTCCCTCGGGCCCTGGCCCGTACAGCGCAGTTCCGAGGCTACACCCTGCCCCAG ggcaCTGATGTCTTCCCTTTGCTGACCTCTGTGCTGAAAGACCCGGACTGTTTCAGCAATCCCGAGAACTTCAACCCAGGACACTTTTTGGACGAACAAGGTCACTTTCGGAAGAATGATGCCTTTATGCCCTTCTCTACAG GGAAAAGGATCTGTGCCGGGGAGGGCTTGGCCCGCATGGAGCTCTTCCTCTACCTGACTTCTCTCCTGCAACATTTCACTCTGGCGTCTCCTGTAGACCCCCAGGAGCTCGACCTCACTCCACCTGTGAGCGGATTCGCCAACATCCCTCCCACCTACCAGCTCTGTGCTGTTCCACGCTGA
- the LOC128332695 gene encoding cytochrome P450 2G1-like isoform X3, translating to MQTEAATLTLISQWSQMAQRRHLPPGPTPLPILGNLLQLKAHDMLGSFKKLRDQYGPVFTVHLGPRRVVVLYGYKAIKEALVDHAEEFSGRGHLATVDDFVQGFGVAFANGGRWKQLRRFTLSTLRNFGMGKRSIEERIQEEAQFLLEEFRKTNGLPFDPTFFLSRSISNVICSIVFGQRFDYEDRDFLSLLAKINENFVVMSATWGQLYEMFSGVMSFLPGPHKRLFRNLDDIYAFVAERVKVNEASFDRENPRDFIDCFLIEMEKESKNPASEFHLKTLIMTVLNLFIAGTETVSSTLRFGFLILMKYPEVQAKVVQEIEDVIGRGRMPAAEDRARMPYTDAVIHEIQRFADVIPMNLPRALARTAQFRGYTLPQGTDVFPLLTSVLKDPDCFSNPENFNPGHFLDEQGHFRKNDAFMPFSTGKRICAGEGLARMELFLYLTSLLQHFTLASPVDPQELDLTPPVSGFANIPPTYQLCAVPR from the exons ATGCAAACAGAGGCTGCCA CCCTGACCCTCATCTCACAATGGAGTCAAATGGctcagaggaggcatctgcccccaggccccacaccGCTCCCCATTCTGGGCAACTTACTGCAGCTGAAGGCTCATGACATGCTAGGCTCATTCAAGAAG CTGAGAGACCAGTATGGGCCGGTGTTCACTGTCCACTTGGGACCCCGGCGGGTGGTGGTCCTGTATGGATACAAGGCCATCAAGGAAGCCCTGGTGGACCATGCCGAGGAGTTCAGTGGGAGAGGACACTTGGCTACAGTGGACGACTTTGTCCAAGGCTTTG GGGTTGCTTTTGCTAATGGGGGCCGCTGGAAGCAGCTCCGCCGGTTCACCCTCAGCACCTTGAGGAATTTCGGGATGGGGAAGCGCTCCATCGAAGAGCGGATCCAGGAGGAGGCCCAGTTCCTGCTGGAGGAATTCAGAAAAACCAACG GCCTGCCCTTCGACCCCACCTTCTTCCTGAGCCGCTCCATCTCCAACGTCATCTGCTCCATCGTCTTTGGCCAGCGCTTTGATTACGAAGACCGAGACTTCCTGAGCTTGCTGGCCAAGATCAACGAGAACTTTGTGGTGATGAGTGCCACCTGGGGCCAG CTCTATGAGATGTTCTCCGGGGTGATGAGCTTCCTGCCGGGCCCTCACAAGAGACTCTTCCGGAACCTGGATGACATCTACGCCTTTGTGGCCGAGAGGGTCAAAGTGAACGAGGCATCGTTCGATCGGGAGAACCCGCGGGACTTCATCGACTGTTTCCTGATCGAGATGGAGAAG GAGAGCAAAAACCCCGCAAGTGAGTTTCACCTCAAGACGTTGATCATGACCGTTCTCAACCTGTTCATTGCCGGGACAGAGACTGTGAGTTCCACGCTTCGGTTTGGATTCCTGATTCTGATGAAATATCCAGAGGTGCAAG CCAAAGTGGTGCAAGAGATTGAGGACGTTATTGGGAGGGGCCGCATGCCGGCAGCGGAGGACCGAGCCCGGATGCCGTACACGGATGCCGTGATCCACGAAATCCAGCGATTTGCCGACGTCATCCCCATGAACCTCCCTCGGGCCCTGGCCCGTACAGCGCAGTTCCGAGGCTACACCCTGCCCCAG ggcaCTGATGTCTTCCCTTTGCTGACCTCTGTGCTGAAAGACCCGGACTGTTTCAGCAATCCCGAGAACTTCAACCCAGGACACTTTTTGGACGAACAAGGTCACTTTCGGAAGAATGATGCCTTTATGCCCTTCTCTACAG GGAAAAGGATCTGTGCCGGGGAGGGCTTGGCCCGCATGGAGCTCTTCCTCTACCTGACTTCTCTCCTGCAACATTTCACTCTGGCGTCTCCTGTAGACCCCCAGGAGCTCGACCTCACTCCACCTGTGAGCGGATTCGCCAACATCCCTCCCACCTACCAGCTCTGTGCTGTTCCACGCTGA
- the LOC128332695 gene encoding cytochrome P450 2G1-like isoform X4, with the protein MLRDQYGPVFTVHLGPRRVVVLYGYKAIKEALVDHAEEFSGRGHLATVDDFVQGFGVAFANGGRWKQLRRFTLSTLRNFGMGKRSIEERIQEEAQFLLEEFRKTNGLPFDPTFFLSRSISNVICSIVFGQRFDYEDRDFLSLLAKINENFVVMSATWGQLYEMFSGVMSFLPGPHKRLFRNLDDIYAFVAERVKVNEASFDRENPRDFIDCFLIEMEKESKNPASEFHLKTLIMTVLNLFIAGTETVSSTLRFGFLILMKYPEVQAKVVQEIEDVIGRGRMPAAEDRARMPYTDAVIHEIQRFADVIPMNLPRALARTAQFRGYTLPQGTDVFPLLTSVLKDPDCFSNPENFNPGHFLDEQGHFRKNDAFMPFSTGKRICAGEGLARMELFLYLTSLLQHFTLASPVDPQELDLTPPVSGFANIPPTYQLCAVPR; encoded by the exons ATG CTGAGAGACCAGTATGGGCCGGTGTTCACTGTCCACTTGGGACCCCGGCGGGTGGTGGTCCTGTATGGATACAAGGCCATCAAGGAAGCCCTGGTGGACCATGCCGAGGAGTTCAGTGGGAGAGGACACTTGGCTACAGTGGACGACTTTGTCCAAGGCTTTG GGGTTGCTTTTGCTAATGGGGGCCGCTGGAAGCAGCTCCGCCGGTTCACCCTCAGCACCTTGAGGAATTTCGGGATGGGGAAGCGCTCCATCGAAGAGCGGATCCAGGAGGAGGCCCAGTTCCTGCTGGAGGAATTCAGAAAAACCAACG GCCTGCCCTTCGACCCCACCTTCTTCCTGAGCCGCTCCATCTCCAACGTCATCTGCTCCATCGTCTTTGGCCAGCGCTTTGATTACGAAGACCGAGACTTCCTGAGCTTGCTGGCCAAGATCAACGAGAACTTTGTGGTGATGAGTGCCACCTGGGGCCAG CTCTATGAGATGTTCTCCGGGGTGATGAGCTTCCTGCCGGGCCCTCACAAGAGACTCTTCCGGAACCTGGATGACATCTACGCCTTTGTGGCCGAGAGGGTCAAAGTGAACGAGGCATCGTTCGATCGGGAGAACCCGCGGGACTTCATCGACTGTTTCCTGATCGAGATGGAGAAG GAGAGCAAAAACCCCGCAAGTGAGTTTCACCTCAAGACGTTGATCATGACCGTTCTCAACCTGTTCATTGCCGGGACAGAGACTGTGAGTTCCACGCTTCGGTTTGGATTCCTGATTCTGATGAAATATCCAGAGGTGCAAG CCAAAGTGGTGCAAGAGATTGAGGACGTTATTGGGAGGGGCCGCATGCCGGCAGCGGAGGACCGAGCCCGGATGCCGTACACGGATGCCGTGATCCACGAAATCCAGCGATTTGCCGACGTCATCCCCATGAACCTCCCTCGGGCCCTGGCCCGTACAGCGCAGTTCCGAGGCTACACCCTGCCCCAG ggcaCTGATGTCTTCCCTTTGCTGACCTCTGTGCTGAAAGACCCGGACTGTTTCAGCAATCCCGAGAACTTCAACCCAGGACACTTTTTGGACGAACAAGGTCACTTTCGGAAGAATGATGCCTTTATGCCCTTCTCTACAG GGAAAAGGATCTGTGCCGGGGAGGGCTTGGCCCGCATGGAGCTCTTCCTCTACCTGACTTCTCTCCTGCAACATTTCACTCTGGCGTCTCCTGTAGACCCCCAGGAGCTCGACCTCACTCCACCTGTGAGCGGATTCGCCAACATCCCTCCCACCTACCAGCTCTGTGCTGTTCCACGCTGA
- the LOC128332695 gene encoding cytochrome P450 2G1-like isoform X2 codes for MARAGWTMQAWAALTLISQWSQMAQRRHLPPGPTPLPILGNLLQLKAHDMLGSFKKLRDQYGPVFTVHLGPRRVVVLYGYKAIKEALVDHAEEFSGRGHLATVDDFVQGFGVAFANGGRWKQLRRFTLSTLRNFGMGKRSIEERIQEEAQFLLEEFRKTNGLPFDPTFFLSRSISNVICSIVFGQRFDYEDRDFLSLLAKINENFVVMSATWGQLYEMFSGVMSFLPGPHKRLFRNLDDIYAFVAERVKVNEASFDRENPRDFIDCFLIEMEKESKNPASEFHLKTLIMTVLNLFIAGTETVSSTLRFGFLILMKYPEVQAKVVQEIEDVIGRGRMPAAEDRARMPYTDAVIHEIQRFADVIPMNLPRALARTAQFRGYTLPQGTDVFPLLTSVLKDPDCFSNPENFNPGHFLDEQGHFRKNDAFMPFSTGKRICAGEGLARMELFLYLTSLLQHFTLASPVDPQELDLTPPVSGFANIPPTYQLCAVPR; via the exons ATGGCCAGGGCTGGTTGGACGATGCAAGCTTGGGCGG CCCTGACCCTCATCTCACAATGGAGTCAAATGGctcagaggaggcatctgcccccaggccccacaccGCTCCCCATTCTGGGCAACTTACTGCAGCTGAAGGCTCATGACATGCTAGGCTCATTCAAGAAG CTGAGAGACCAGTATGGGCCGGTGTTCACTGTCCACTTGGGACCCCGGCGGGTGGTGGTCCTGTATGGATACAAGGCCATCAAGGAAGCCCTGGTGGACCATGCCGAGGAGTTCAGTGGGAGAGGACACTTGGCTACAGTGGACGACTTTGTCCAAGGCTTTG GGGTTGCTTTTGCTAATGGGGGCCGCTGGAAGCAGCTCCGCCGGTTCACCCTCAGCACCTTGAGGAATTTCGGGATGGGGAAGCGCTCCATCGAAGAGCGGATCCAGGAGGAGGCCCAGTTCCTGCTGGAGGAATTCAGAAAAACCAACG GCCTGCCCTTCGACCCCACCTTCTTCCTGAGCCGCTCCATCTCCAACGTCATCTGCTCCATCGTCTTTGGCCAGCGCTTTGATTACGAAGACCGAGACTTCCTGAGCTTGCTGGCCAAGATCAACGAGAACTTTGTGGTGATGAGTGCCACCTGGGGCCAG CTCTATGAGATGTTCTCCGGGGTGATGAGCTTCCTGCCGGGCCCTCACAAGAGACTCTTCCGGAACCTGGATGACATCTACGCCTTTGTGGCCGAGAGGGTCAAAGTGAACGAGGCATCGTTCGATCGGGAGAACCCGCGGGACTTCATCGACTGTTTCCTGATCGAGATGGAGAAG GAGAGCAAAAACCCCGCAAGTGAGTTTCACCTCAAGACGTTGATCATGACCGTTCTCAACCTGTTCATTGCCGGGACAGAGACTGTGAGTTCCACGCTTCGGTTTGGATTCCTGATTCTGATGAAATATCCAGAGGTGCAAG CCAAAGTGGTGCAAGAGATTGAGGACGTTATTGGGAGGGGCCGCATGCCGGCAGCGGAGGACCGAGCCCGGATGCCGTACACGGATGCCGTGATCCACGAAATCCAGCGATTTGCCGACGTCATCCCCATGAACCTCCCTCGGGCCCTGGCCCGTACAGCGCAGTTCCGAGGCTACACCCTGCCCCAG ggcaCTGATGTCTTCCCTTTGCTGACCTCTGTGCTGAAAGACCCGGACTGTTTCAGCAATCCCGAGAACTTCAACCCAGGACACTTTTTGGACGAACAAGGTCACTTTCGGAAGAATGATGCCTTTATGCCCTTCTCTACAG GGAAAAGGATCTGTGCCGGGGAGGGCTTGGCCCGCATGGAGCTCTTCCTCTACCTGACTTCTCTCCTGCAACATTTCACTCTGGCGTCTCCTGTAGACCCCCAGGAGCTCGACCTCACTCCACCTGTGAGCGGATTCGCCAACATCCCTCCCACCTACCAGCTCTGTGCTGTTCCACGCTGA
- the LOC128332695 gene encoding cytochrome P450 2G1-like isoform X5 produces the protein MELGESLFLLLVVCLSALTLISQWSQMAQRRHLPPGPTPLPILGNLLQLKAHDMLGSFKKLRDQYGPVFTVHLGPRRVVVLYGYKAIKEALVDHAEEFSGRGHLATVDDFVQGFGVAFANGGRWKQLRRFTLSTLRNFGMGKRSIEERIQEEAQFLLEEFRKTNGLPFDPTFFLSRSISNVICSIVFGQRFDYEDRDFLSLLAKINENFVVMSATWGQLYEMFSGVMSFLPGPHKRLFRNLDDIYAFVAERVKVNEASFDRENPRDFIDCFLIEMEKESKNPASEFHLKTLIMTVLNLFIAGTETVSSTLRFGFLILMKYPEVQAKVVQEIEDVIGRGRMPAAEDRARMPYTDAVIHEIQRFADVIPMNLPRALARTAQFRGYTLPQFFACVCRAGMSVT, from the exons ATGGAGCTGGGAGAaagtcttttcctcttgctggtGGTTTGCCTTTCAGCCCTGACCCTCATCTCACAATGGAGTCAAATGGctcagaggaggcatctgcccccaggccccacaccGCTCCCCATTCTGGGCAACTTACTGCAGCTGAAGGCTCATGACATGCTAGGCTCATTCAAGAAG CTGAGAGACCAGTATGGGCCGGTGTTCACTGTCCACTTGGGACCCCGGCGGGTGGTGGTCCTGTATGGATACAAGGCCATCAAGGAAGCCCTGGTGGACCATGCCGAGGAGTTCAGTGGGAGAGGACACTTGGCTACAGTGGACGACTTTGTCCAAGGCTTTG GGGTTGCTTTTGCTAATGGGGGCCGCTGGAAGCAGCTCCGCCGGTTCACCCTCAGCACCTTGAGGAATTTCGGGATGGGGAAGCGCTCCATCGAAGAGCGGATCCAGGAGGAGGCCCAGTTCCTGCTGGAGGAATTCAGAAAAACCAACG GCCTGCCCTTCGACCCCACCTTCTTCCTGAGCCGCTCCATCTCCAACGTCATCTGCTCCATCGTCTTTGGCCAGCGCTTTGATTACGAAGACCGAGACTTCCTGAGCTTGCTGGCCAAGATCAACGAGAACTTTGTGGTGATGAGTGCCACCTGGGGCCAG CTCTATGAGATGTTCTCCGGGGTGATGAGCTTCCTGCCGGGCCCTCACAAGAGACTCTTCCGGAACCTGGATGACATCTACGCCTTTGTGGCCGAGAGGGTCAAAGTGAACGAGGCATCGTTCGATCGGGAGAACCCGCGGGACTTCATCGACTGTTTCCTGATCGAGATGGAGAAG GAGAGCAAAAACCCCGCAAGTGAGTTTCACCTCAAGACGTTGATCATGACCGTTCTCAACCTGTTCATTGCCGGGACAGAGACTGTGAGTTCCACGCTTCGGTTTGGATTCCTGATTCTGATGAAATATCCAGAGGTGCAAG CCAAAGTGGTGCAAGAGATTGAGGACGTTATTGGGAGGGGCCGCATGCCGGCAGCGGAGGACCGAGCCCGGATGCCGTACACGGATGCCGTGATCCACGAAATCCAGCGATTTGCCGACGTCATCCCCATGAACCTCCCTCGGGCCCTGGCCCGTACAGCGCAGTTCCGAGGCTACACCCTGCCCCAG tttTTTGCCTGTGTATGCAGAGCTGGGATGTCAgttacctga